The genomic segment CGCCTGGGAGGGTCGTGATGCCGGCGGTCGCGAGGTCTCCGCGGGCGTCTACATCCTGCGCCTGGAAGGCGACGACGGGGAAGACACCGTGAAGATCTCCTTGTTGCGCTGAATCACCGCCTCGTCCCCCCTTCGCCTGAATTCAATGCCTCCTTGACAGGCCCCAGTTGGTGTCCTGTATTTGTCCGGAATGCCTTCGCGGCGGCGATCCGGCGGCGACGCAAGCGGTTTCCGGCGCGGGCGATCGATCCGAGCCGTCCCATCACCCGACGCCCTGGGGGCCGGTCTTCAGATGAGTCATCTGACAATCATCGCCACCGTCAGCACGGGGCTGCACGCCGACTTTGCGACCGTGCTGTTGTTCATTCTCTTCGGCGTCTTCTTCGCCAACCTGGCGCTGGGCATCGCCAAGCTCGTACGCCCGTCCCAGCCGAGCGCGGCCAAGCTGACGACATACGAATGCGGGGAGCTGCCGCGCGGTTCGTCCTGGGTGCGCTTCAACATCCGCTTCTATCTGATCGCGCTCTTCTTCA from the bacterium genome contains:
- a CDS encoding NADH-quinone oxidoreductase subunit A, producing MSHLTIIATVSTGLHADFATVLLFILFGVFFANLALGIAKLVRPSQPSAAKLTTYECGELPRGSSWVRFNIRFYLIALFFIVFDVEVIFIYPWAVVFKPLYPAVGGLLFVEMALFLGILVVGLIYIWAKGDLDWVKGLIRRGGTEVDGE